The bacterium genome has a window encoding:
- a CDS encoding MSCRAMM family adhesin SdrC — protein MSRVALALVVVLLLASVGGAFATTAVTIGDTVWVNYNGDSIKDADEPGIPGATLTLWLLNGTTWENVGTTTTDANGLYKFAGLVPGYDWKVSVALPAGYAGYTQNYDRDGVLDGQSNGVVSVTTLTYDFGYVPLSSIGDRVWNDVDNSGGADTLSEPGINGVRVVLYDASGAYLRETTTAAGTINGVAVDGVYLFDKLVAGTYTVLVDVSTIPSGMNQTYDLDGVLDSETTVPLAWNENIRTVDFSYYKPTTTDGGWATFTQGGWGAKPAGNNPGMLLHTNWDTVYGAAGLTVGSGEYTITFTSAWAVTNFLPSGGTPRPLGRDYVDPKGKTTAGVLAGQVVAMKLNVDFSANGFTAPGLGALKIQSGAYAGWTVSQLLGLAQAVLGGDTSGLLGSVADLNSACTAVNEAFNDGTVNGFLAK, from the coding sequence ATGAGTAGGGTGGCGTTGGCACTCGTGGTCGTGCTGTTGCTGGCGTCTGTGGGAGGGGCGTTCGCAACCACCGCAGTAACCATCGGCGACACTGTGTGGGTGAACTACAACGGAGACAGCATCAAGGACGCAGACGAGCCAGGGATCCCCGGCGCCACGCTGACGCTGTGGCTGCTCAACGGGACGACCTGGGAGAACGTGGGGACGACGACAACAGACGCGAACGGCCTGTACAAGTTCGCCGGGCTGGTCCCCGGCTACGACTGGAAGGTGTCGGTTGCCCTTCCGGCCGGCTACGCCGGCTACACGCAGAACTACGACCGCGACGGCGTCCTGGATGGTCAGAGCAACGGCGTTGTGAGTGTCACCACCCTCACGTACGACTTCGGCTATGTGCCGCTGAGTTCGATCGGCGACCGCGTCTGGAACGATGTGGACAACAGCGGCGGGGCCGACACCCTGAGCGAGCCGGGCATCAACGGCGTCCGCGTGGTGCTCTACGACGCGAGCGGCGCCTACCTGCGTGAGACGACGACGGCCGCCGGCACCATCAACGGCGTGGCGGTGGATGGCGTGTACCTGTTCGACAAGCTGGTCGCCGGGACATACACCGTCCTGGTGGACGTGAGCACCATCCCCTCGGGCATGAACCAGACGTATGACCTGGACGGGGTTCTGGACAGCGAGACGACGGTGCCGCTGGCGTGGAACGAGAACATCCGCACCGTGGACTTCAGCTACTACAAGCCGACGACGACGGACGGCGGGTGGGCGACCTTCACGCAGGGCGGTTGGGGCGCCAAGCCGGCCGGGAACAACCCCGGCATGCTGCTGCACACCAACTGGGACACGGTGTACGGAGCCGCAGGCCTGACCGTCGGCAGCGGTGAGTACACGATCACCTTCACCAGTGCCTGGGCCGTGACGAACTTCCTGCCGTCGGGCGGGACCCCCAGGCCGCTGGGCCGTGACTACGTAGACCCGAAGGGCAAGACGACGGCCGGCGTGCTGGCCGGACAGGTCGTGGCGATGAAGCTGAATGTGGACTTCTCGGCCAACGGCTTCACCGCCCCGGGCCTGGGCGCGCTGAAGATCCAGAGCGGCGCCTACGCCGGCTGGACCGTGTCGCAGTTGCTCGGGCTGGCGCAGGCTGTGCTGGGTGGCGACACCTCCGGGCTGCTGGGCTCGGTGGCCGACCTGAACAGCGCCTGCACCGCCGTCAATGAGGCCTTCAACGACGGCACCGTCAACGGGTTCCTGGCGAAGTAA
- the ispG gene encoding flavodoxin-dependent (E)-4-hydroxy-3-methylbut-2-enyl-diphosphate synthase yields the protein MAGRPQVSWPRRETRQVRVRGVAIGGGAAVSVQTMAKTDTADVAATVAQIKQALAAGADLVRLAIPNHDAARGFADIRQQLDAPLVADIHVDYKLALGAIAAGADKIRINPGNIGDDSRVGTVVEAAAAAGIPIRVGVNAGSLEKTLLEKYGGATPEAAAESALRNVARLEAMGFRDLVVSIKASDIWRTVQANRLFARESDCPLHLGITEAGPGEAGIVTGAAGVGILLAEGLGDTIRVSLTNPPTEEVVVGRQILLAMGLLSGPRLVSCPTCGRCRVDLQPLAQRVQEALREIETPLVVAVMGCEVNGPGEAKEADVGIAAGKDKVLLFRRGEALRTVPFAEAFDALMREVRMMNAE from the coding sequence ATGGCCGGGCGTCCACAGGTGAGCTGGCCGCGTCGCGAGACGCGCCAGGTGCGTGTGCGCGGGGTCGCCATTGGCGGCGGCGCGGCCGTGTCCGTCCAGACGATGGCCAAGACCGACACGGCCGATGTGGCCGCGACGGTGGCGCAGATCAAGCAGGCCCTGGCCGCCGGCGCGGACCTCGTGCGGCTGGCCATACCCAACCACGACGCTGCCCGCGGCTTCGCCGACATCCGCCAGCAGCTCGATGCGCCGTTGGTGGCCGACATCCATGTCGACTACAAGCTCGCCCTGGGGGCCATTGCGGCCGGGGCGGACAAGATACGCATCAATCCGGGCAACATCGGCGACGATAGCCGCGTCGGGACGGTCGTCGAGGCTGCGGCCGCCGCCGGCATCCCGATCCGCGTCGGCGTGAACGCCGGGTCGCTGGAGAAGACGCTGCTGGAGAAGTACGGCGGCGCCACGCCCGAGGCCGCCGCCGAGAGCGCACTGCGCAACGTGGCGCGCCTGGAGGCCATGGGCTTCCGGGACCTGGTGGTCTCGATCAAGGCCAGCGACATCTGGCGGACGGTGCAGGCCAACCGCCTGTTCGCGCGTGAGAGCGACTGCCCGCTACACCTGGGTATTACCGAGGCCGGGCCGGGCGAGGCGGGGATCGTGACCGGGGCCGCCGGCGTCGGCATCCTGCTGGCCGAGGGCCTCGGTGACACGATCCGCGTGTCGCTGACCAACCCGCCGACCGAGGAGGTCGTCGTCGGGCGGCAGATCCTGCTGGCGATGGGACTGCTCAGCGGCCCGCGCCTGGTCTCATGCCCCACCTGCGGGCGCTGCCGGGTGGACTTGCAGCCCCTGGCGCAGCGGGTGCAGGAGGCCCTCCGGGAGATCGAGACGCCGCTTGTCGTGGCGGTGATGGGCTGCGAAGTCAACGGTCCGGGCGAAGCGAAGGAAGCCGACGTGGGAATCGCGGCGGGCAAGGACAAGGTCCTGCTGTTTCGCCGGGGCGAGGCGTTGCGGACGGTGCCATTTGCGGAAGCATTCGACGCATTGATGCGAGAGGTGCGAATGATGAACGCGGAATGA
- a CDS encoding proline--tRNA ligase, whose amino-acid sequence MRATQFYAPTLRQIPSEAEIPSHQLLLRGGFMRQLSAGVFTFLPLGLRVLRRVEQIIREEMDRAGAHEVLMPVIHPQELWERSGRWTSFVPEPLKTQDRTGRWFLLAPTHEEAITDTVMQDVASYRDLPVTLYQVQQKFRDEARPRAGLIRAKEFIMKDAYSFDADLAGLDLSFEKQFEAYTRLFARMHLDVLVVEAEAGAIGGFGTREFMLPTPNGEDTIIQCDTCGYASNLECAVSRPGAGETPALGGEGTPPVLVETPGARTIEAVTEFLGRPASALIKTLLFRAEGQAPGAASCAAGPGAGRFIAALVRGDRQLNEMKLAKIVQDESLRMATPEEIVGLTGADVGYSGPVGLSGNVEIIADEEIQLMGEAVVGANRTDAHLTGVRVGEHFTPLRYADLREASAGDACAHCTGGTLQAVRGIELGHVFKLGTKYSEALGAVFQDEHGAQHPMIMGCYGIGVSRIVSALVEQWHDDSGIIWPRSVAPFDAAVLLLDPKNEEIVKMAQGVYESLQATGFDVLLDDRDERPGVKFKDAELIGYPLVVVVGKKAAQEGVVEVRRRKDKAEQIVPLAQAVATVQELAREA is encoded by the coding sequence TTGAGAGCCACCCAATTCTATGCCCCCACCCTCCGCCAGATCCCGAGTGAGGCGGAGATTCCCAGCCACCAGCTCCTGCTGCGTGGCGGCTTCATGCGCCAGCTCTCGGCGGGCGTGTTCACGTTCCTGCCGCTGGGCCTGCGCGTGCTGCGGCGGGTCGAGCAGATCATCCGCGAGGAGATGGATCGCGCCGGCGCCCATGAGGTGCTCATGCCCGTCATCCACCCCCAGGAGCTGTGGGAGCGCAGCGGGCGCTGGACCAGCTTCGTGCCCGAGCCGCTGAAGACCCAGGACCGCACCGGCCGCTGGTTCCTGCTCGCCCCGACCCACGAGGAGGCGATCACCGACACCGTCATGCAGGACGTGGCCTCGTATCGCGACCTGCCGGTGACGCTCTACCAGGTCCAGCAGAAGTTCCGCGATGAGGCGCGACCGCGCGCCGGGCTGATCCGCGCCAAAGAGTTCATCATGAAGGACGCCTACAGCTTCGACGCCGACCTGGCCGGGCTGGACCTGTCCTTCGAGAAGCAGTTCGAGGCGTACACGCGGCTGTTTGCGCGGATGCACCTGGACGTGCTCGTGGTGGAGGCCGAGGCCGGGGCCATCGGCGGCTTCGGGACGCGCGAGTTCATGCTGCCCACGCCCAACGGCGAGGACACCATCATCCAGTGCGACACCTGCGGGTACGCGTCAAACCTGGAGTGCGCGGTGAGCCGACCCGGGGCCGGCGAGACGCCGGCACTGGGCGGAGAGGGGACCCCGCCGGTGCTGGTCGAGACCCCGGGGGCGCGGACCATCGAGGCCGTGACCGAGTTCCTCGGCCGGCCGGCGTCCGCGCTCATCAAGACGCTGCTGTTCCGGGCCGAGGGCCAGGCGCCGGGTGCCGCGTCGTGTGCGGCGGGCCCCGGCGCGGGCCGCTTCATCGCCGCCCTCGTCCGCGGCGACCGGCAGCTCAACGAGATGAAGCTGGCGAAGATCGTCCAGGATGAGAGCCTGCGCATGGCCACGCCGGAGGAGATCGTGGGGCTGACCGGGGCGGACGTGGGGTACAGCGGCCCGGTGGGCCTGAGCGGCAACGTCGAGATCATCGCCGACGAAGAGATCCAGCTCATGGGCGAGGCCGTCGTGGGCGCGAACCGGACGGATGCCCACCTGACCGGCGTGCGGGTCGGCGAGCACTTCACGCCGCTTCGGTACGCCGACCTGCGCGAGGCATCCGCGGGCGATGCCTGCGCACACTGCACGGGCGGGACGCTCCAGGCCGTGCGCGGCATCGAGCTGGGGCATGTCTTCAAGCTCGGGACGAAGTACTCCGAGGCGCTCGGCGCCGTGTTCCAGGACGAGCATGGCGCGCAGCACCCGATGATCATGGGCTGCTACGGCATCGGCGTGTCGCGCATCGTATCGGCGCTGGTGGAGCAGTGGCACGACGACAGCGGGATCATCTGGCCGCGGTCGGTGGCGCCGTTCGACGCCGCCGTGCTGCTGCTGGACCCCAAGAACGAAGAGATCGTCAAGATGGCCCAGGGCGTCTATGAGAGCCTGCAGGCCACGGGCTTCGACGTGCTGCTGGACGACCGCGACGAGCGGCCCGGCGTGAAGTTCAAGGACGCCGAGCTGATCGGCTATCCGCTGGTGGTCGTGGTGGGGAAGAAGGCGGCGCAGGAGGGCGTGGTGGAGGTGCGGCGGCGGAAGGACAAGGCGGAGCAGATCGTGCCGCTGGCGCAGGCCGTGGCAACGGTGCAGGAGCTGGCGCGGGAAGCGTAG